In the genome of Pseudoliparis swirei isolate HS2019 ecotype Mariana Trench chromosome 3, NWPU_hadal_v1, whole genome shotgun sequence, one region contains:
- the b3glctb gene encoding beta-1,3-glucosyltransferase isoform X1 has protein sequence MSHHDVVKGCKLVAVLLLWLGASAEDKRAGRAHAAEPQEHTSHRSIGLSDVVIVIQSQRNSFHARRGGQRKVEILRQAAELGQGDPVVLLLHELLEDERDWIIIPLLPDLSATYGQSASWFVFIEEETSISLGNLLKVLHRYEVQEEWFLGKRLHDNEASIIHHYAFSEDPASFSYPDPAAGWALSTPLLQRLAEQIQHKHLKSDFTIDLKHELALYIWEEGYGPKLTAVPEFCTDTRDNCATTFTSYLPNCGNPVSRTEVFVAVKTCQRFHSERVPVVKATWEKDAEFIEYYSDVTDASIPTIDLGVPNTERGHCGKTFAILRRFLSKAVPEADWLLIVDDDTLISLPRLRRLLRCYDSKEAVSLGERYGYSLLLNGYSYTTGGGGMVLSRAAVSRLLSSGCRCYSDDAPDDMVLGRCFTSLGVPITHSPLFHQARPCDYSEALEQAVSFHKHWNIDPVVVYRHWLQDTQPRVEL, from the exons GAGCCTCTGCTGAAGACAAACGTGCAGGCCGTGCTCAT GCCGCAGAGCCCCAGGAGCACACGTCGCACCGCTCGATTG GATTGTCGGACGTGGTGATCGTGATCCAGAGTCAGAGGAACTCCTTCCACGCCCGCCGAGGTggtcagaggaaggtggagaTTCTTCGGCAGGCAGCCGAGCTGGGACAG GGAGATccagttgttcttcttctccatgaGCTGTTAGAGGATGAACGGGATTGGATTATCATCCCTCTGCTTCCTGA TCTCTCCGCCACTTACGGCCAATCGGCATCCTGGTTTGTCTTCATCGAGGAGGAAACCAGCATCTCGCTGGGTAACCTGCTGAAGGTCCTCCACAGATATGAAGTCCAGGAG gAATGGTTTTTGGGGAAGCGTCTCCATGACAACGAGGCCTCCATTATCCACCACTATGCGTTCTCTGAAGACCCCGCTTCCTTTAGTTACCCTGACCCCGCAGCAGGCTGGGCTCTCAGCACACCgctgctccagag ACTCGCCGAGCAGATCCAACATAAGCATCTCAAGTCAGACTTCACTATCGACTTGAAACACGAG cttGCGTTGTACATTTGGGAGGAAGGATATGGTCCAAAGCTGACGGCAGTTCCAGAGTTTTGTACGGACACGAGAGACAACTGTGCGACAACATTTACGAGCTACCTGCCCAACTGT GGAAATCCGGTGTCGAGGACAGAAGTATTTGTTGCTGTGAAAACTTGCCAAAGGTTCCACTCCGAACGAG TCCCAGTTGTGAAGGCAACCTGGGAGAAAGACGCAGAGTTTATTGAGTATTACAGCGACGTCACTGATGCCTCCATACCCACCATCGATCTGGGAGTGCCCAACACCGAGAGAG GGCATTGTGGGAAGACTTTTGCCATCTTGAGGCGGTTCTTGAGCAAAGCTGTACCAGAGGCTGATTGGCTCCTCATTGTGGACGAtgacacactcatcag TTTGCCACGGTTGAGGCGACTGCTGCGGTGCTACGACTCAAAGGAGGCGGTGAGCCTGGGGGAGAGATACGGCTACAGCTTGCTCCTGAACGGATACAGCTACACcaccggaggaggagg GATGGTGCTGAGCCGCGCGGCCGTGTCCCGGCTGCTCTCCAGTGGCTGTCGCTGCTACAGTGATGATGCTCCTGATGACATGGTGCTGGGCAGGTGCTTCACTTCCTTGGGTGTTCCCATCACACACAGTCCACTGTTCCACCAG GCACGACCGTGTGACTACTCCGAAGCGCTGGAGCAGGCCGTCTCCTTCCACAAGCACTGGAACATAGATCCCGTTGTCGTCTACAGACACTGGCTGCAGGACACACAGCCGCGAGTTGAACTCTAG
- the b3glctb gene encoding beta-1,3-glucosyltransferase isoform X2: MNLHTARTAEWPHVVPQHVIGQGLASPRPPAFQGDPVVLLLHELLEDERDWIIIPLLPDLSATYGQSASWFVFIEEETSISLGNLLKVLHRYEVQEEWFLGKRLHDNEASIIHHYAFSEDPASFSYPDPAAGWALSTPLLQRLAEQIQHKHLKSDFTIDLKHELALYIWEEGYGPKLTAVPEFCTDTRDNCATTFTSYLPNCGNPVSRTEVFVAVKTCQRFHSERVPVVKATWEKDAEFIEYYSDVTDASIPTIDLGVPNTERGHCGKTFAILRRFLSKAVPEADWLLIVDDDTLISLPRLRRLLRCYDSKEAVSLGERYGYSLLLNGYSYTTGGGGMVLSRAAVSRLLSSGCRCYSDDAPDDMVLGRCFTSLGVPITHSPLFHQARPCDYSEALEQAVSFHKHWNIDPVVVYRHWLQDTQPRVEL, encoded by the exons ATGAACCTCCACACAGCACGCACAGCAGAGTGGCCACATGTAGTTCCTCAGCATGTGATTGGTCAAGGCCTCGCCAGTCCACGCCCACCAGCATTCCAG GGAGATccagttgttcttcttctccatgaGCTGTTAGAGGATGAACGGGATTGGATTATCATCCCTCTGCTTCCTGA TCTCTCCGCCACTTACGGCCAATCGGCATCCTGGTTTGTCTTCATCGAGGAGGAAACCAGCATCTCGCTGGGTAACCTGCTGAAGGTCCTCCACAGATATGAAGTCCAGGAG gAATGGTTTTTGGGGAAGCGTCTCCATGACAACGAGGCCTCCATTATCCACCACTATGCGTTCTCTGAAGACCCCGCTTCCTTTAGTTACCCTGACCCCGCAGCAGGCTGGGCTCTCAGCACACCgctgctccagag ACTCGCCGAGCAGATCCAACATAAGCATCTCAAGTCAGACTTCACTATCGACTTGAAACACGAG cttGCGTTGTACATTTGGGAGGAAGGATATGGTCCAAAGCTGACGGCAGTTCCAGAGTTTTGTACGGACACGAGAGACAACTGTGCGACAACATTTACGAGCTACCTGCCCAACTGT GGAAATCCGGTGTCGAGGACAGAAGTATTTGTTGCTGTGAAAACTTGCCAAAGGTTCCACTCCGAACGAG TCCCAGTTGTGAAGGCAACCTGGGAGAAAGACGCAGAGTTTATTGAGTATTACAGCGACGTCACTGATGCCTCCATACCCACCATCGATCTGGGAGTGCCCAACACCGAGAGAG GGCATTGTGGGAAGACTTTTGCCATCTTGAGGCGGTTCTTGAGCAAAGCTGTACCAGAGGCTGATTGGCTCCTCATTGTGGACGAtgacacactcatcag TTTGCCACGGTTGAGGCGACTGCTGCGGTGCTACGACTCAAAGGAGGCGGTGAGCCTGGGGGAGAGATACGGCTACAGCTTGCTCCTGAACGGATACAGCTACACcaccggaggaggagg GATGGTGCTGAGCCGCGCGGCCGTGTCCCGGCTGCTCTCCAGTGGCTGTCGCTGCTACAGTGATGATGCTCCTGATGACATGGTGCTGGGCAGGTGCTTCACTTCCTTGGGTGTTCCCATCACACACAGTCCACTGTTCCACCAG GCACGACCGTGTGACTACTCCGAAGCGCTGGAGCAGGCCGTCTCCTTCCACAAGCACTGGAACATAGATCCCGTTGTCGTCTACAGACACTGGCTGCAGGACACACAGCCGCGAGTTGAACTCTAG